Proteins found in one Ptychodera flava strain L36383 chromosome 16, AS_Pfla_20210202, whole genome shotgun sequence genomic segment:
- the LOC139114436 gene encoding calumenin-A-like isoform X2, translating to MYRQSMRISFNVAKIVPLLVVLSTYAQAQSGSLPLEDEKYLDVLLGEESHDVLNKTHVKGRLEKLFRMMDRNSNNRVDKKELKTWVYKTFIAGYRRDCAEKMKVADTNEDGKLSWNETKIFTFGELEDEDDMTYVDFAKEIEHDQKRFHAADADEDGLLSIEEFYAFLHPEMYDHLQDFITWKFFDDFDRDGDGGVTQVEYIGPNPWPDEEAGDVEGEEPSWVPDAIERFNKIDTNGNGKLEQSEVLEVLLPNLHISATYGAKLIMEKADDNNDGKLSVKEVKKHYKVFIQNQEIDFDGQIRRIRDEL from the exons GTATCGACAAAGCATGAGGATTTCCTTCAATGTTGCCAAGATCGTACCGTTGCTTGTGGTACTCTCAACGTACGCCCAGGCACAATCAGGAAGCCTTCCCTTGGAAGATGAAAAATATCTGGACGTCCTTCTTGGGGAAGAG AGTCACGACGTCCTGAACAAGACCCACGTTAAAGGCAGACTTGAAAAATTATTCCGAATGATGGACAGAAACAGTAATAATCGAGTCGATAAAA AGGAATTGAAGACCTGGGTGTACAAGACATTCATCGCTGGTTACAGGAGAGATTGTGCAGAAAAGATGAAAGTGGCTGATACGAACGAGGATGGTAAATTATCCTGGAACGAAACGAAGATATTTACATTTGGTGAACTCGAGGACGAGGATGATATGACATACGTAGATTTTGCGAAA GAAATTGAACACGACCAGAAACGTTTCCACGCCGCAGACGCCGATGAAGATGGTCTATTGTCGATCGAAGAGTTCTACGCCTTCCTGCATCCCGAAATGTATGACCATTTACAG GACTTCATCACATGgaaattttttgatgattttgaccGCGATGGTGATGGAGGCGTAACTCAGGTGGAATATATCGGTCCCAATCCATGGCCGGATGAAGAAGCTGGCGACGTGGAAGGTGAAG AACCAAGCTGGGTACCCGATGCCATTGAGAGATTTAACAAGATTGACACCAATGGGAACGGAAAACTAGAACAGTCCGAAGTCTTAGAAGTTCTGCTTCCGAACCTTCACATCTCAGCCACGTATGGG GCAAAACTGATCATGGAGAAAGCAGACGACAACAACGACGGAAAGCTGAGCGTCAAAGAAGTGAAGAAACACTACAAAgtattcattcaaaatcaagaaattgatttcGATGGGCAGATAAGAAGAATCCGAGATGAACTTTGA
- the LOC139114436 gene encoding calumenin-A-like isoform X3 has product MRISFNVAKIVPLLVVLSTYAQAQSGSLPLEDEKYLDVLLGEESHDVLNKTHVKGRLEKLFRMMDRNSNNRVDKKELKTWVYKTFIAGYRRDCAEKMKVADTNEDGKLSWNETKIFTFGELEDEDDMTYVDFAKEIEHDQKRFHAADADEDGLLSIEEFYAFLHPEMYDHLQDFITWKFFDDFDRDGDGGVTQVEYIGPNPWPDEEAGDVEGEEPSWVPDAIERFNKIDTNGNGKLEQSEVLEVLLPNLHISATYGAKLIMEKADDNNDGKLSVKEVKKHYKVFIQNQEIDFDGQIRRIRDEL; this is encoded by the exons ATGAGGATTTCCTTCAATGTTGCCAAGATCGTACCGTTGCTTGTGGTACTCTCAACGTACGCCCAGGCACAATCAGGAAGCCTTCCCTTGGAAGATGAAAAATATCTGGACGTCCTTCTTGGGGAAGAG AGTCACGACGTCCTGAACAAGACCCACGTTAAAGGCAGACTTGAAAAATTATTCCGAATGATGGACAGAAACAGTAATAATCGAGTCGATAAAA AGGAATTGAAGACCTGGGTGTACAAGACATTCATCGCTGGTTACAGGAGAGATTGTGCAGAAAAGATGAAAGTGGCTGATACGAACGAGGATGGTAAATTATCCTGGAACGAAACGAAGATATTTACATTTGGTGAACTCGAGGACGAGGATGATATGACATACGTAGATTTTGCGAAA GAAATTGAACACGACCAGAAACGTTTCCACGCCGCAGACGCCGATGAAGATGGTCTATTGTCGATCGAAGAGTTCTACGCCTTCCTGCATCCCGAAATGTATGACCATTTACAG GACTTCATCACATGgaaattttttgatgattttgaccGCGATGGTGATGGAGGCGTAACTCAGGTGGAATATATCGGTCCCAATCCATGGCCGGATGAAGAAGCTGGCGACGTGGAAGGTGAAG AACCAAGCTGGGTACCCGATGCCATTGAGAGATTTAACAAGATTGACACCAATGGGAACGGAAAACTAGAACAGTCCGAAGTCTTAGAAGTTCTGCTTCCGAACCTTCACATCTCAGCCACGTATGGG GCAAAACTGATCATGGAGAAAGCAGACGACAACAACGACGGAAAGCTGAGCGTCAAAGAAGTGAAGAAACACTACAAAgtattcattcaaaatcaagaaattgatttcGATGGGCAGATAAGAAGAATCCGAGATGAACTTTGA
- the LOC139114436 gene encoding calumenin-A-like isoform X1 — translation MKNLYRQSMRISFNVAKIVPLLVVLSTYAQAQSGSLPLEDEKYLDVLLGEESHDVLNKTHVKGRLEKLFRMMDRNSNNRVDKKELKTWVYKTFIAGYRRDCAEKMKVADTNEDGKLSWNETKIFTFGELEDEDDMTYVDFAKEIEHDQKRFHAADADEDGLLSIEEFYAFLHPEMYDHLQDFITWKFFDDFDRDGDGGVTQVEYIGPNPWPDEEAGDVEGEEPSWVPDAIERFNKIDTNGNGKLEQSEVLEVLLPNLHISATYGAKLIMEKADDNNDGKLSVKEVKKHYKVFIQNQEIDFDGQIRRIRDEL, via the exons GTATCGACAAAGCATGAGGATTTCCTTCAATGTTGCCAAGATCGTACCGTTGCTTGTGGTACTCTCAACGTACGCCCAGGCACAATCAGGAAGCCTTCCCTTGGAAGATGAAAAATATCTGGACGTCCTTCTTGGGGAAGAG AGTCACGACGTCCTGAACAAGACCCACGTTAAAGGCAGACTTGAAAAATTATTCCGAATGATGGACAGAAACAGTAATAATCGAGTCGATAAAA AGGAATTGAAGACCTGGGTGTACAAGACATTCATCGCTGGTTACAGGAGAGATTGTGCAGAAAAGATGAAAGTGGCTGATACGAACGAGGATGGTAAATTATCCTGGAACGAAACGAAGATATTTACATTTGGTGAACTCGAGGACGAGGATGATATGACATACGTAGATTTTGCGAAA GAAATTGAACACGACCAGAAACGTTTCCACGCCGCAGACGCCGATGAAGATGGTCTATTGTCGATCGAAGAGTTCTACGCCTTCCTGCATCCCGAAATGTATGACCATTTACAG GACTTCATCACATGgaaattttttgatgattttgaccGCGATGGTGATGGAGGCGTAACTCAGGTGGAATATATCGGTCCCAATCCATGGCCGGATGAAGAAGCTGGCGACGTGGAAGGTGAAG AACCAAGCTGGGTACCCGATGCCATTGAGAGATTTAACAAGATTGACACCAATGGGAACGGAAAACTAGAACAGTCCGAAGTCTTAGAAGTTCTGCTTCCGAACCTTCACATCTCAGCCACGTATGGG GCAAAACTGATCATGGAGAAAGCAGACGACAACAACGACGGAAAGCTGAGCGTCAAAGAAGTGAAGAAACACTACAAAgtattcattcaaaatcaagaaattgatttcGATGGGCAGATAAGAAGAATCCGAGATGAACTTTGA